A stretch of Vigna angularis cultivar LongXiaoDou No.4 chromosome 4, ASM1680809v1, whole genome shotgun sequence DNA encodes these proteins:
- the LOC128196363 gene encoding uncharacterized protein LOC128196363, whose amino-acid sequence MEIFVIDSLGKGIRDRKRIDTAVAENMARFFCILMNIPEGSIGPLTVKQANIPSQPNLHDCGVIMLKAMEIWDGDEKYNGKSMPEYTTEELLGIRKKYVCDWILDKENISRMEALHLYGIV is encoded by the exons ATGGAGATTTTTGTGATTGATTCATTGGGGAAGGGGATCAGAGACCGCAAAAGGATAGACACAGCCGTT GCTGAAAATATGGCACGGTTTTTTTGCATCCTGATGAATATACCAGAAGGTAGTATTGGTCCTTTGACAGTTAAACAAGCAAATATCCCATCccaaccaaactt ACATGATTGTGGAGTAATAATGTTGAAAGCAATGGAAATCTGGGATGGAGATGAAAAATACAACGGGAAAAGCATGCCTGAATATACAACT GAGGAGCTGCTTGGGATTAGAAAGAAATATGTGTGTGACTGGATCCTGGACAAGGAGAACATTAGCAGAATGGAAGCCCTACATCTATACGGCATTGTCTAG